Genomic window (Muntiacus reevesi chromosome X, mMunRee1.1, whole genome shotgun sequence):
TGGGATGGGCTTGAGCCCCTTCTTGGGGGGCTCCTCGGCCTCCTGGTCTCCTGCCTGGGGGAGACCCTCTGGCTCCCAGCCAGAACTTCCtgggaccaccggggaagccccacccATCCAGGCAGTGGCAGGGCCCCAAAGGGCCTCTGAGGGTGCCGCCTGACCTAGGCCCGGGAGGCCGGGAGCCCTTCCATCTTCCTGAGTGGTCTCCCCAGGGCCAGAGGCTGCCCTGGTGGCACCACGGGCTTCAGGAGCAGCCTGGGCAACCTCGGTGCTGCTGCCAACTGCCTTACTGGCCTCTTCACGCACTGGGAGGGCCTCGACGCCACCTTTCTTGGAAAGGGCAACCTGGGCAGAGGTGCCTCCACTGACTGGGGAGGGCTCACTTCCACCTGCAGCTGCACCCTCGGTGATGATCATATGGGCCAGGGCAGCGGCCAGGTCTCCGAGGACCCCATGGGCCTCCTCCTCCACCGGGAACTGCTCACCCATTGCTGGGTCGGTCTCCCAGGCCTCGGTCTCCCGGATGAGCTGCAGCATCGCCACGAAGCTGGGGGGTCTTCTCTCCATCCGCATCCTCTTCAGCTTGTTCTGCATCAGGCTGTTGGGCCGGGCCCGCATAAGCACCTGCCGGGCACGCAGCTGATCTGCGATGGCTGGGTGCATGGCCCCCTTGCCCAGGGCCAACTGCAGCAGGCCTTCCAGGCGCATCACAAAGGCAAAGAGACTCTCCTGGGGCCGCTGGGCGCACGTCATGAACTTCAGCCGAGCGTTCACCCGGGGATCCTTGCTCCCGAACGCCTCCACCAGTGCCATCAGGCAATCCTGGGCCGCCAGGTTGGGATCATCTGCCAGGAGGCTGCACAGGAGATCCAGCGCCGGACCCCCCAAGctctccaccagcctcctcctccgCTCCATCTCGGTCACGTGGCGCCACAGGTACAGCATGTCGTTGGCATGATCCAGCCAGCTCTCAAAGGACTCTTCCCCTTCACCCGGCTCTTCCATCCCGGAGAAGGTTCTCAGCTCCTGGTAGCCCATATTCTCTAGCACAGGCTCCAAGGCCAGCTGCCACTGTGGGGACCGGGCCCGTGGCTCATCCATGGCTCCAGCGATGTCTGAAGCTGCAGCCTCCATGGGAACTCCTGCCTCCCCAGCCGCTCCTGCCATGCTCAGAGATCCGGCCACACCTGCAACTCCCGTATCACCTGCCGCTCCCTCCTCATCGGATGTTCCTGCTTCATCTTCAGCTCTGGCCTCACCCTCAGCTCCTGCCTCACTGGCCGCCCCGGCTTCATCTGCAGTGCCTGCCTCACCTGTAGCTCCTGCTTCACTTGCAAGTCCTGCCTCAACGCCAGCTCCTGCCTCACCTGGAGCTCCTGCCTCATCTACAGCCCCTTCCTCATCTGCAGTGTCTGCTTCACCTATACCACCTGCCTCATCTGCAGCCCCTTCCTCATCTGCAATGTCTGCTTCACCTATACCACCTGCCTCATCTATAGTCTCCTCCTCATCTGCAGTGTCTGCTTCACCTATACCACCTGCCTCATCTGCAGCCCCTTCCTCATCTTCAGTGCCTGCCTCACTGGTAGCTTCTGCCTCACAGGCAGCTCGTCCCTCAAAGccagctcctccctcccctgtTGCTCCTGCCTCCCCTGCGGCTCCCCCCTCACAGGTGGGTCCATTCTCACCTGCGGCTCCCTCCATACCTGCAGCTCCCTCCTCACCTGAAGCTCCCATCTCACCTGTGGCTCCCTCCATACCTGCAGCTCCCTCCTCACCTGTGTCTTCTATGTCACCTGCAGCTCCCTCCATACCTGCAGCTCCCTCCTCACCTGTGGGTCCATTCTCACTTGAGGTTCCCTCCTCGCTTGAGGTTCCCTCCTCACTTGAGGTGCCCTCCTCACTTGAGGTGCCCTCCTCACCTGCTGCTCCTACCTTACCTGTTCCTCCAACATCACCTGTGGCTCCCTCCTCATCTGCTGCTCTCACCTCACCTGTTCCTCCAACATCACCTGCAGCTCCCTCCTTACCTGAGACTCCCACCTCACCAGTTCCTCCAATATCACCTGTAGCTCCCTCCTCACCTGCTGCTCTCACCTCACCTGTTCCTCCAACATCACCTGTGGCTCCCTCCTCACCTGTTCCTCcaatgtctcctgcggctccctCCTCACCTGCTGCTCCTACCTCACCTGTTCCTCCAACATCACCTGTggcttcctcctcacctgagacTCCCATCTCACCTATTCCTCCAACATCACCTGTGGCTCTTGCCTCACCTACCCTACCAAACACTGCTCGTCTCTGGGACTGTGCAGGGAAATTGGGTCTAACTTGTGACTCAGCATCAGGGGCCTGGGGCAGGCAGACAACATCCCAGGGACCCCCTTTGCCTGGTATTTGTCGAGGGATCAAGCTTCGGCTTAAATACTCAGCAAACTCAACCAAAGCAATCTTCGACCCCAGTTCCTTTCTGAAGACCTTGCCCAGCACTCGGTATCTGCCCAGGGGGCCCAGGGCAGCCTGCACGGCATCCTTGAATTCTTGGTCTTCGCAGTCATCTGGGATGCCCAGGAGGAGCAGAGAGCGCTCCTCATTCACGCCCATCCACCTGCACCAGTCTCGCAGCAGCGCCAGTGGCATCACCATTTTTGAGGACCTGAGGGTGGGGAAAGTGATCAAAGGGGTGTGCACAGACCGTTGAAGTGTGGGAATAGGCTTGTGGGTACAAAGGGGAGAGAATAATGTTTGGGCCACACAGCCCACCCCACTACCCCTCACAGCAGCAGCTTGGAGCACTGCCCCAACctgttttgtttggttggttttaggaaacttttctgataaattaaatgtatttacaaaacaaaccacaaaattctgtaaaacaattatccttcaattgaaaaaaatttaattaaaaaatttttattaaaaaaaatttaaatatatatttacgaAACAAAACATTTTCTACATTTCTGGCATCAGTTTTAGGAAGTTGCCTTTTTCCCAAggaatttttcaagttttttagcATAATTTTTTCTATCATAGCCCTATATTCTCTTTTTAATGTATATCTGACCTGTAGTGTTAGCCCTCTTTCATTCCTAATATTGGTGTTTAGCaatctttgtatttttccttGATTTGTCTTTCTAGAGCTTTCTCAGTTTTGttgcccttttttaaaaaaacaaacatacggCTTGGTTTATCGTGTCCATAATTTGCTTTCTATCACCAACCTCCTCTCTTAGCCCAATTATTACTTCAGTCAACTCATTTTATGCTTCTTTTGCCCTTCTTCTAGCATCTCTATAGGGGCTGTTAGGTCACTGATTTTATGTCCTTACTCTTTTCTAACAAGCATTTAGAACAATATATTTTCCTCCTATTGCTTCTTTAGCTGCCTCCCACTAACTTGGGTAAATTGTGTTTTTTCATTATtcagtttgaaatattttctaaattcctttgtgattttttttcaattcatgGATTTCCCAGTATTTAAAgatatattatcattattaacatCAAATAAAATTCCCCTGTGGTGACAGAGCTTATCATGTAAAATTGCAATACTTTTAAATTTAGGTGTGGTATATCCCGGTGAAATGTACAAAGCACCCTCgtgaagaatctgcatttttgTGTGGAGACCAGGGCCCCGGTCCCTCCCACCACTGCAATTCCTGTGCCACTCAGACAGAGGCGACCTGGAACCTCTCCGTTCCTAATACAGTGTGCCAgagcccccccacccacccacctggaACCCCCACAAATCCATTTGCAACAGCAAACAGCCTCCACCAGGTCACAGCAGCTCCAGCGCCACCAGTCTCAGCCTCACTCACCCCACGTGGCCAGGCGGCTCCTTCTCACCCCCTTCAactccactcccccaccccgccacttGGTGGTGCTCTCCTCTAGGCCCTGGAAGCAGGGCGCCCCCACATGTTTAGAGATTAGACTTCCCCTCTCACCTTCCCACACCGGGGAGTCCTCCCACAAGCACTATCTCACACTATCTCACTGATGTAAAGACTGTCCCTCTTGCCTCCCCCCCAGAAGGCAGCCAGAGCCCCCTTCCAGCCACCAACGTCCTctctcccccgccccgccccgccccgcccccgtcaCGCCCTGCCCCACCACCCGTCccgcctccaccccaccccccgcagaGCTGGTACCTCCCCTAACGGTTTCCAAACGGCATCCACGAGTCCACCCCATCCACCCCTCCCTTCAGCTCCTTCCACCAACAGGGGGCAGACATTAGCCCTCCCTTCATGTTCCCCTCATGTCTCGGCATGGGGGACCCCCTCTCACGTCCTCCCCACTCCCTCAGCCAGTAGTATTCTCTTCTGACCTCCAAAGCAGGCCTCACCCACTCAGCAGGAAGCCCTTCCTTCTGAGACCCCCACAAGTTTAACCATTAGCCACCCCCTCTGCACCCCCAAACCAGAATGCCCCCCCCCACCAGCCACCTTGGCAGCCAGCAGTCCTCCCCTCAGAACTCCTACACTGAGGAAACCCTTCCCTCAGCCCCTCTAAAGCCTGCCGCTGTCTGCGGCCTCACCCGGATTCCCAATCTAGTAGATGTTGGCCCTCCCCCCAACTCCACTCCTTGCTGGGTCACCTAAGGGACCCCCACCCGGGACTCCTGGTAACTGCGGAGTCCAGACCCCAGCAAAGTCCCCGCCTGTCTACTTACTTTCCCCGACTCTGTAAACGACTCTCGAATCCCACTCAGAAGGGTCTGAAGAACTCGGCTCAGCAGCGCAGCCAGGAACCGTGCTGCGCACTACCCTGAGCCCTGTGTGCGAATGCCACCTGGATTTCCTCCGTGCTCCCGGAAGCCCCAGGCAGATGAGGGAGAAAGTTCTAGGCAGCTGTTTACAAGGAAAATGATTGGATGAGAAACGCACGAGAGGAGACTCTTTGCTACTGTATCAACAAGCGGTGAGCACTAAGGACTTGATGTTCCAAGGCTTGGCGCCCGGGGAAGCAaagatggcttccctgatggcgcagatggtaaaaaaaaaatctgcccgcaatgtgggagacctgggttcgatccctgggctgggaagatcccctggagaaggacacgactgaggcaacttgcACGTCACTTCATTTACTTTCCACCAATCAAAAGGTCTCCCTGCAAGGCAGCTGAGTTGCAAAAGTAAACTTGTAAATGGAAAACCCATCGCTGGCAAATTGGTCAATTTCTctttatgtgtgtgctaagtagcttcagtcgtgtccagctctttacaaccctatggactatagcccgccaggctcctctgtccgtggggattctccaggcaagaatactgcagtgggctcccatgtccttctccagggaatcttcccaacccagggatcaaacctgcacctcttagtctcttgcattggcaggcgggttctttaccactagtgctacctgggaagcctgttacaGTTCATCTTATACTGTGACTGATAATTTCATAATGCTGTTCTgtatatttactgattttttgtCTAGCTTTATCAACTAGCCATCTTCTTTCATGGCAGAAAGAGGATGAGGGAACTCTCTGGTGTCCCTTTTATAAAGTCACTAATCTCTTTCATTAGGGTTCCACCCTCGTGAGCTAATCATTTCCCAAAGACCCCACCTCCAAATCTCATTGCTTTGGGAGTTAGAATTTAACAGGTGAATTGGTGGAGCATTTACAAACATTCAATACATAGCACTGTCTGTCCATCTATTTTTGTCCCTATGCTCCCTTTTCCCTGCCTGAGGTAATAATTTCATAAAGGCTTttagctttctctctttttattttaattggaggataattactttgcagcattgtggtggtttttgccatgcgtaaatatgaattggccataggtatacatgtgtccactCCATTCTGaaatctcctcccacctccctccccaccctatctctCCAGGCTGTCACCTTTCTCTTGAATCAGCATTAAGCTGAGTGGACTTGACACTGATGCTGATCTTGCATTCACACACCAagacatttctctttctctagctCCTCCATCATTTTTTCACACTTCTGCCATATTATTGTTCATATCATCAGCACAGCCGACTTCACATGTTCCATGATTTTGTCATTGTTTAGAATCATGCTAGTGGTTGAATGAGTCATGTTATAAGAACAAGTGACGTCTACCATCTTTCACCTTGCTCCCTCtctcaattattttcacttttgtttccatcGTTATTGCTTGGCACTTCTTCTCAGTAAGGGCTACATCGTCACTGCTTTTGTGATTGAGTCTGGGCATCCTGGCCTTGAAATACAGATACTGTACTCCATACagtactgtacagtaaagtgcACTAAAGTACATCCACTTGTAGAGGGTGCTCACACATGACCATGTACACCAGACACGTGAGCTAACTTACATGATTGGACATGTGAATatacattcacatctttgaaagttcccCACTTGAATGCtcttatgtaggggacttactggaTATCTTTAACTTTTCACTGCCTGATGTGGTTAACATTGTACCACTTCACTTAAATGTACAAACATTTCCACaatataatttacaatattgtgatgttttCTGCCATGCataaatatgaatcagccataggtgttcCCACCATCCTGAGCCCTCATTCCAACTCTACCCCATCTTTTATGCTGTAGTTTCCATGTATATTATATCTACGTGGATTATAAACCTTACAATATACTTGCTCTTACAACTTTTAATAGTCATACGtataataaagaaattaagagcaaacaagtattttttaatgtttaaatgtctgttgttgcttttcagttgctaagtcgtttccaactcttggtgaccccatgacctgcagcatgccaggctcctctgtcctccactatctgctggagtttgctcaaattcatgtccatgtttAAATGTTTACACCCATATTTATCATTTCTGGTGTTCCTCATCTCTACCCAAAGATCAAGATTTCCCTCTACTATCATATTTCTTCATGTGGAAAGATATTCTTTAGCATTCTTTTAGTACAGATCTATTGGTGAGTTTTCTTAGCTTTCATCTGTCTCAAAAGGCACTTATTtcaccttcattctttttttacactttattttaaaatttttttattgaagtatagctgatttacaatgttgtgccaatctctgctgtccAGCAACGTGACTTagttgtacacatatatacattcttttttatattcttttccactatgatctatcacaggatattgagtatagttctctgtactccacagtaggaccttgtttttttaattaatttatgtattttaattggaggctaattactttacaatattgtggtggttttagccacgggtgtacatgtgttccccatcctgaacccccctctcacctccctccccatcccatccttctgggttgtccAGTGCACCAGTTTTGAGTGCCTTGTTTTATGCATCAAATATGGACtgttcatctatttcacatatggtgtgtgctcagttgctaagtcatgtccaactctgcgaccccatggactgtcacccaccaggctcagactttgtccatgggatttcctaggcaagaaaactggagtgggttgtcatttcctttatcacatatggtaatatcACATAAATGCTATATTATGTTATAATATTACATAAATtatcacatatggtaatatacatgtttcaatgctctcaaatcatcccacccctgttttctcccacagagtccaagaagAATAGAGTctattctgtatatctgtgtctcttttgctgtctcgcgtatagggtcatcgttactgtctttctaaattccatcagttcagttcagtcactcagtcatgtctgactctgtgaccccatggactgcataaatttcatatatactgtattagtgtttttctttctgacttacttcactctgtataataggctccagtttcatccacctcattagaactgattcaaatgcactctttttaatatctgagtaacattccactgtgtatatgtaccacagctttcttatccgttcgtctcctgatggacatcaaggttgcttccatgccccaGCTATTTGTAAACAGTGccatgatgaacattggggtacacgtgtccctttcaattctggtttccttggagtgtatgcccagcagtgggattgctgggttgtatggcagttctatttccagtttgtttttttatttttgtaaattaatttattttaattggaggctaactactttacaatattgtggtggattttgccatacattcacatgaatcagccatgggtgtacatgcgtCCCCCATTCTGaactccccctcccacctccctccccatcccatctctcatgtcgtcccagcgcaccagccctgagcgccctgtctcatgcatgagCCTGGACTGGcagtctatttcacatatggtaatatacatgtttcaatgctattctctcaaatcatcccaccctttgcttctcacacagagtccaaaagtctgttctttatatctgtgtctcttttgctgtctcgtataTAGTGatcgttactgtctttctaaataacatatatatgcgttaatatactgtgttggtgtttttctttctgacttacttcactctgtataataggctccagtttcatccacctcattagaactgattccagtACACTCGTTTTAATAACTGAGTatcattccattgtgtatatgtaccacagctttcttatccattcgtctgccgatggacatttagtttgcttccatgtcctagctagtgtaaacagtactgcaatgaacactgggatacatgtgtctctttcaattctggtttcctcgttgTGTGTGtatccagcagtgggattgctgggtcgtatggcagttctatttccagttttttagggaatctccacactgttctccatagtgtctatactagtttgcattcccaccaacaatgtaagagggtttcccttttctccttgttGTTTATGCATTCTAAATATAATGGCTTGCCATCAGGTTTGGGCTCTGTCTGTCACTCCCTTAGTGTCTGGAGTTGGGAGGACACCACTCAAGGCTCTACACACCCCCCAGGCCACCTCCCACCACTGGCTTGGGCGAGACTTGGCTCGCCCTGGACCACTTTACCAGGCCCCTTCCCCGCTGGGATCCCTGGGACTCACTGCAGAGTGACTGAATCAGGGTTTGCTGCCTTCAGGGCACTGTCTCTGCCTGCACCTGCCCCACCCTCACTCTTGCCACAATAAGGAGAGGCGGATGGGGGAGAGACAGAGCAGGATGGGCCTGGGTGGATTGCTGCTGGAGCTGCCGGGTGCATCCACAGATTTCTGTTACGTGACTTTTTCTAGGCTGGGCATGTGTTTgaaattcttcattaaaaaaaaaaaactgggaaactTTTCTGGAGATGGCATCTAGAGGCATTCATGATGGTGCAGCATCTTGCATACTGTCGTAGGCTGTCCTACAATACAGCCTCTAACAAAACCAAGCTGTCCTGAATCCCTGGTGATAGAATTGTTTATCTTTATACCAAGAAGGTTGGGAAAGCACCAAAATCCGCGTGTGGTGTGTGCCCAGGCAGACTTAGGGGCGTTCGTGCTGTGAGACCTAAAGTTCTCATGAGGTTGTCTAAAACGAAGAAACATGTCAACTGAGCCTATGGTGGGTCCATGTGTGACAGAATCAAGCGTGCTTTCCTTATTGAGGAGTAGAAGATTGTTGTGAAAGTGTTGAAAGCACAAGAACAGAGTCAGAAAGCTAAATAGTATATTAAGGAAGTCTCTTCTATTGTTGGATTGCTCCCCACTctgagaagtttttttaaaaaattaatggttATTAAACTCTAtcaaaatctctttttttttgcatttggcaAAATAATGATCAcatggtttttcttttattaatatggctggttttattgattgatttctttctttttctaaacttAAATGATCTCAAATGGTTTatggattcaatttgctaatattttatttagaatttttgcttttgtgtttatAAGAGAGATTGgctcataattttccttccttgTAGTATCCTCTTTGAGGGGCTGAGTTTTCTTTGCAGAAAGATTTGTTTAATACAAAGACAATTACTGTAAtataagattttatattttaaaaaaaagaaacctaaattaaaaatgaagcatttttgagtaagaaaaaaaatcaaaaatctcaaaaaaacaaaaactggaaaactTCTAGAGGGAAATGAATCTCCTGATACATGCTGAGGACACTCAGCCATTCCACAGTGTGGTGGATGTGGGGTGCACTTCCAAGAGGCCCCCACTCCACCTCAGGCTTTCACTCCCTCCTTCTGTGAAGGTTGGATGCCAAGGCTCTCTTTAGGAATTGCCCAAAACCACAAAAGCTGCCTTCCCCAAGGTTGCCCTTAGCCCATATCCCATTACTAGTTGTTAATGTGGGATACAAAGGTCCAGCCCCTTGTGTCAACTGGCTCAATCCATTCCCTAGTGGATGAGTTTCCTACAGATGTGGCAATAAATAACCACAAATcaggtggcttaaaacaagagGAATTTATTCTCATGGCTCTTGAGGCCAGAAGCCCcaaatcaaggtgcc
Coding sequences:
- the PNMA6E gene encoding paraneoplastic antigen Ma6E, with amino-acid sequence MPLALLRDWCRWMGVNEERSLLLLGIPDDCEDQEFKDAVQAALGPLGRYREQPGEGEESFESWLDHANDMLYLWRHVTEMERRRRLVESLGGPALDLLCSLLADDPNLAAQDCLMALVEAFGSKDPRVNARLKFMTCAQRPQESLFAFVMRLEGLLQLALGKGAMHPAIADQLRARQVLMRARPNSLMQNKLKRMRMERRPPSFVAMLQLIRETEAWETDPAMGEQFPVEEEAHGVLGDLAAALAHMIITEGAAAGGSEPSPVSGGTSAQVALSKKGGVEALPVREEASKAVGSSTEVAQAAPEARGATRAASGPGETTQEDGRAPGLPGLGQAAPSEALWGPATAWMGGASPVVPGSSGWEPEGLPQAGDQEAEEPPKKGLKPIPEEPGDEEGAVEISPPGFSSGQ